GAGTGGCGATGGCGACGGCGCCGATCTGCGGGTCCTCGAGGATCTCGCGGGCGTCCTGGGTGGCGCGGAGCAGCGGGTAGAGGTCGCGCATGTGCTCGAGGCGGCCGGCATCGAGGTCGGCGCACATGGTGACCCGAGAGCGCTGGGGGATCTGGAAGTTGCGGATGAGGTTGGGTCCCCAGTAACCGCAACCGATGACGCCGATGTGGAGCACGCTGCCTTCACCTCGAGTCGGCCTGGAGAACCCTAGTACGCTCCATCCCCTTTGATCATGACCGGCAGGGTCCGCGCCATGATCCACAGGTCCATGAGCGTGCTGCGATGATCGATGTAGTAGAGATCGAGCTGCACCATCTCGTCGAAAGGAACGCTGCTGCGGCCGCTCACCTGCCACAGGCCGGTGATCCCCGGCTTGGCGGAGAGCCGCCGCTTGTGCCAATCCTGGTAGTCGTCGAGCTCGTAAGGCACGGGCGGGCGTGGTCCCACCAGGCTCATCTCGCCGCGCAGGACATTGAGGATCTGCGGCAGCTCGTCCAGGCTGGTGCGCCGTAGCAACTGCCCCACCCGGGTGATGCGCGGATCTTTGGTCAGCTTGTAGACGGTGGCGCTGGCACCGTTGCGGCCGTGCCCGTTGCCGTTGCTGCCGTTGACGTTGCTCCCATGGCCGTTCTTCCCGTGGCCGTTGCCATGGCCGTTGCCGTGCGCCTCGCTGGGACCGCCACGGATGAAGTTGCGGGCGAATTCCCGGTGCAGCCCGTCATCGGAGTTGTGCTTCATGGTGCGGAACTTGTAACAGCGGAAGCTCCGCCCACCGCGCCCGAGGCGCTGCTGCACGAAGAACACGGGACCCGCGGAGGTCAGCTTGATGGCCAGGGCAGCGAGGAAGAAAAGCGGCGAGGAGACGATGAGAACGAGGGCGGCGCCGCCGAAATCCACCGCCTGCTTGAGCGCCAAGCTGGCGCCCTGCCGGCGTGCGGTACGGACGGGGATCGCCGGGGCGCCGACGGCGAAGCCGTCGCCCACGGTGGCCGCGGTGTGAGGTGCTGCTGCGGGAGACCGGTCCTTGCCCTTGGCTGTGATCAGCGAAGTCGGTGTCATGGTCGGTTGTCTCCGTCATCCGCTTGTGAAGGCGGCTTGTGTCATCACCTCGCACACCTGCTCGATGTGCGTGTCGGTCAGCTCCGGGTACATCGGCAGGGAAAGGATTTCCCCTGCCAGGAGTTCGGCGTTCGGGTAGCTGCCCGGACCCAACCCCAGCCCGGCGTAGGCCGCCGTCCGGTGGATGGGAACCGGATAGTGCAGCCCGAAGCCGATCCCGTTTTCACGCAACGCATGCACAACGGCGGAACGTCGTCGATGTCGCACCACGTAGAGGTGGTGGACATGATCTTCAAAAGGAGCGAGCGGCGCCGGGGTGAGGCACTCGGAGTCGCGCAGGAGCGCCTCGTACTGCGAGGCCACCCGGCGGCGCTGGGCATTCCAGGAATCGAGGTGCGGCAGCTTGACCCGCAGCACCGCAGCCTGCAACGAGTCGAGCCGGGCATTGGTGCCGAGGAGTACGTGGTCGTACTTGGCTCGCTGACCGTGATCGCGCAGCTGGCGCAGCGTCTCGGCCAGAGCCGCGTCCCGGGTGAGGATGGCGCCCGCGTCGCCAAAGGCGCCGAGGTTTTTCCCCGGGTAGAAGCTGAAGGCGGCGGCGATGCCGAAGCCACCCACGTGCCGTCCCTGGTAGCGCGCTCCGTGCGCCTGGCAGGCGTCCTCGAGGAGATGAACTCCCCGGGCGCGGGTGAGGGCGAGGAGGGCGGCGAGCGGCGCGGTGCGGCCGAAGAGGTGCACCGCGATCACGGCGCGGGTGCGCGCGGTGAGCGCCGCCTCGACCTTCTCCGGGTCGAGCTGCTGCGTCGCCAGGTCCACGTCGGCGAAGACCGGCGTGGCGCCGACGAGGGAGATGCTTTCGGCGGTGGCGATGAAGGTGTTGGGCGGGAGAATGACCTCGTCGCCCGGACCGATCCTCAGGGCGCGCAGGATGAGGAGGAGCGCCGAAGTGCCGGAATCCACGCCGATGGCGTGGTCGACGCCGCAATAGGCGGCGAACTCCTGCTCGAAGTCCTGAACCTCGCGCCCCAGAATGAAGCCACAGGAATCGATGACGCGGCGGATCGCCGCGTCCAGGTCGTTCCGTAGGGGCAGTATCTGGCTGTGCAAGTCCAGGAACGGCACCTGTGACGGCATGGCGGGCATTATAGCATCCGCCTCCCTTCCCGGACCACTCGAGAACCATGCAGGTGAAGACCCGAAAGCGTTGTCCCCGCAAAGTCTGCGAGGCCATCTCCGGAAAGGCGCGGAGCGCCCAC
The Candidatus Krumholzibacteriia bacterium DNA segment above includes these coding regions:
- a CDS encoding sugar transferase; amino-acid sequence: MTPTSLITAKGKDRSPAAAPHTAATVGDGFAVGAPAIPVRTARRQGASLALKQAVDFGGAALVLIVSSPLFFLAALAIKLTSAGPVFFVQQRLGRGGRSFRCYKFRTMKHNSDDGLHREFARNFIRGGPSEAHGNGHGNGHGKNGHGSNVNGSNGNGHGRNGASATVYKLTKDPRITRVGQLLRRTSLDELPQILNVLRGEMSLVGPRPPVPYELDDYQDWHKRRLSAKPGITGLWQVSGRSSVPFDEMVQLDLYYIDHRSTLMDLWIMARTLPVMIKGDGAY
- a CDS encoding DegT/DnrJ/EryC1/StrS family aminotransferase translates to MPAMPSQVPFLDLHSQILPLRNDLDAAIRRVIDSCGFILGREVQDFEQEFAAYCGVDHAIGVDSGTSALLLILRALRIGPGDEVILPPNTFIATAESISLVGATPVFADVDLATQQLDPEKVEAALTARTRAVIAVHLFGRTAPLAALLALTRARGVHLLEDACQAHGARYQGRHVGGFGIAAAFSFYPGKNLGAFGDAGAILTRDAALAETLRQLRDHGQRAKYDHVLLGTNARLDSLQAAVLRVKLPHLDSWNAQRRRVASQYEALLRDSECLTPAPLAPFEDHVHHLYVVRHRRRSAVVHALRENGIGFGLHYPVPIHRTAAYAGLGLGPGSYPNAELLAGEILSLPMYPELTDTHIEQVCEVMTQAAFTSG